The window CCCGGACTCGTGAGCACCGAGAACAAATTTACATTTAGAAATTACACAGGCACTGAGGGCGAAAACATGTTCCATTAATTGAAAATCTGAATCAGTGCATATATATACCGATGTCCCTCATTTCAGCatacatgttttatttttgtgtatttaaTATCACACTATGTAACTGCTATGTGTAACAAACTATGTCCATTGAGAATGTTTATTATAATTGTGTTAAAAGAAAAATGCTTTTTCGCGGGCAAAAATGGTATAAAACCCGTCATTGCTCGTACTATCCAATCACTGGACCTGACAAGCGTGTTGTCCGTATTCATTTTATGTTGaataaacttttttgttttacaaGTCCGTTTTACGGTTAAAATTATTTACTTGCCCTGGAGAGCACCTAAAGACATCAGTTTCCAGCTGTGCCCACAGCGTGTTTGATTCTCTATCTCTGACCGTTGGAAAGATGGGTGATATGCCAACTGAACTCCAGATCTACCAAGCCACATCCGTTGGCTATATGCGCTAATTGGTGTTGTGCCCAAAGTACAACACGTCCAGGTGAGCGTACCCCGTTACAGCACACTATTTAACCTGTTGAGGCTCAGTTTCCACTTGGAAAgtagatccataagggaggagaagtataagtctttcctgtatatgtcctattccttttgaaaacacttctggctttggctcaaaaactgcagtggctgttttccaaaaactttcagaaaaaaaagtggaaacttagcctaaaggaaaTAACGGCACATAGTTGCGCTttgctttttctgttttttttttcttttttcttttaaagagtaactcccaccatctttttttttttttttcttctgtcactaCCTATtggtaatctatccctaaccccctccctgccttttaaaaatttttttataacttaCCAAGTCGTCATCTTCAGCTCTTCTTGTGTTGCTGTGTTGGCCTCTCCCGGGAGccaacttccccagcaggcgcgacgtcactgacgcctgctgggCGCCGAATTCTGCCCTCACTTCttctatgctgcgctcctgtcGGGAGTGCACATAGATGATCAGCGAATTGCACGGCAGGCtactccggggtctcctcctccctgtttagcagtgcatgtgctacccagggaggaggagtataggagtagcCTGCCTTGCAATATACACCTGCCAAGACTGGGGACCGAGATTTTACATATAATGGACTTTATAaaaaactgtaggcacactgttttATGAACATTGATTACTAATCattagtgtgcctacagctgttgctaaactacaactccaagcatgcccgtacagccaccagctttatgggcatgctggcagttgtagttttgcagcagctggaggcaccctgatctaGGCAGCCAATGCGTGCAGCCCCAGCATTCACTGCGcccgctctcgcctgtctgattgacaggcagggagcaagcgcaggctgaatgaattaggaccgattgcccggctggcatcggtccgaattcaagcgtgacgtcacgcgagGCTAcagctggccactaggagggagacccctagtggccgttttttttaactgtaaaataaaccattttaataataaaaaaataaaaataatgaaactatgttagagatatgttgtaatacataagtactacaacatataaaaaaaaaatttgcgacAGAGGGGAAGGTAGTCAATACAGTACGGTATGTAGTCCTATAAGAGTGGTGTAGAGTGACAATACTTTTGCCTTGCACTGGGTCTTACCAACCCATACTGTATCAATAGgcccgcccacttgactactaaGCCCAGAATGAGAAGAGGTCTACATGAATAATGCCAAGATAGAACAGAACTTTTGCCACaaactacagtgacccctcgacctacgatggccccgacataccatcatttcaacatgcgatggtctctcagaggccatcgcatgttgaaggcagcatcaacatacgatgctttttaatgtcggggccatcgcataaacggctttccggcagcgcagactgcttcagctgccaccggatagccgtttacggtgccccgtgagctccggtgatgtcgcttacctgtcctcggggctccggtgcatcctcttcgggatcctctgcatcgtcggcgctctccatcgtcgtcatcacgtcgctgcgcacgccgtcccgtcatccaataggagcggcgtgcgtagcgacgtgatggcggcgacggagagcgccgatgccggggaagcagaggccttgccggagcgtcggggacacctcggggacgcggcgacaacgatggaaggcgacatcccgggcagcggtgacgagcggtgacagtctggagcggcggggacaggtgagtacaacttcctctaacagtggtctacaacctgtggacctccagatgttgcaaaactacaactcccagcatgcccggacagccgttggctgtccgggcatgctgggtgttgtagttttgcaacatctggaggtccgcaggttgtagaccactgtcctatactttacattgcacggatccctcaacatacgatggtttcaacaaacgacggtccgtttggaacggattaccatcgtatgttgagggaccactgtatacatcaATCTGCTCATATCCACCTGCTGTATAACTTCATGCCCTCAGATTGGATTACATTTtccatgtgacaggttccctttatgtCAGCATATTAAGGTTAGGAAAAATGACCCTTTCAGGGTCCGCTCTATGCCAGTGTATCTGTATGATAAACTGGGTGTTCCGGACACGTAGACCCCGTGTGTCCATGTAACACAACTCCCATTGTATCACAATAGATCCGGGAATGCCCGGTCACAATAGTCACCTCCCTCGGCGCGGCTGGGAGCTCGTTGAACTTCGGCAACTCTCGGGAAGTTTCGGCTTCTTCCGGGGACGCGAGCGGAGCCAGTGAGGTGAGTGAACGAGTACTCGCCGCACCTTGCCCGGGCGTGTAGGAGCCCGGTGAGTGACACCCGTGTGCCAGCTCGGCCGCCCTCCAGTCACACAGGTAATGGAGGCTGCGGGGGGACCTGCAGGAGGGAGGGGGGCATCCGAAACTTTTCCTGACTGGAAGCCGGTGCGGCTACTTGTGACTGCAGGAGGTGGGGacgggagacactgctgtattaTCGGGATAGGCTGGGGTCGTGGTGGTCTTATCACTTGGGGTAAAGTATTGCTGTGAGGGTATGAGGTGTGCAGCCAGCTCTGTACCCTCTACTGTGCCACATATGCTGATGTCATTGTGATTAGTCTATGCTGGGCTGGTGCCATGTTGATGCCAGGCACcttctattccagtgtttcccaaccagtgtgccttcagctgttgcaaaactacaactcccagcatgcccggacagcctttggctgtccgggcatgctgggagttgtagttttgcaacagctgtaggcacactgggaaacactgttgtatacTATACTTCCTTATGCTCAAGTTCAATCCTGTGCCCACTGCTGCCCTAGGGCACAACCAGCTGGGTGAGTATTATCATTTTGATCTTATTGTTCACTTACATTCTAAGCAACTAGGAGCTGAATGTGCCATACCTGGTACCAACCCCTGACCCATCAGAGGGTGGTATAGCAGAGCTGATGGTGTCATTTAATACTGCGtgcatgcagtcctatgtaaagtgACAGATCATTAGCTTGTATGTATTAAAGGTgaggcagtgacatcactgaccacTATGAGGCCTATACGCATCTAGGAGTAGGGACCCAGTGGGTACAACGATGCCCGCTACACCCTGTATACTTATGCCTCCTATGGACCCACATCAGGAGCTGACAGCAGAAGCAGGCATGGAGAAGTAGAACAAGGCACGTCCAGTCATGTGATGCAAAGTGACACAGTGTGTTATGGGCACAGCTGGTAGATGCCCACTTACTGTACTGGTAGGAAGCCGAGCTTCTAATATAATGTCCTGTTCTCTTTTGGCAGCTCCTTCTCTTTGTAGAACATGAAAACATTTAGAAGGAAAGGGCAGACCTCGCTGTCGCTTCCTCCCTGGCATGTCGATTTTTTAATAATCTTTGTTACTCCACTAGTCTTTTGGGCAGCGCTCGTCTGTCTGATCCAGCCAGGGTAGCTGTGAGTTTGTCTTAAAGAGTCGTGTCAGCAATGTCTGCAGAAAACTGGAGCTGTCTCTTCTCTAGAGAGCAGATTAGTGCACTAAAGGCCATCAGACTGCCTGGCACCACTGCAGTGATGTGCCGGGTGCCCAAGTGAAGGGTTTTTAGCAAAACATGGTCATTTACATATCTCTGAACTATTGTCAGTCATAATAGCAGAGCTGGACTTGTTCTCATACAGTCCAGTGCTATACCAGACTGCCGTAAAGCGTGACAAGTTGTAAACTCTGCTCTGCTACATGTCTCAATATCTtgtacatttgtttttatttatttttaggtcGGCTTCATCTTCTACCTGCCAGCCTTTGCCTTGCACCGTACCCATTTAATGCCCTTCACTTCTGGAGAGCCTGGTGCTAGATAGTCGCAGCGAGAGAACATGGCGAGCGGTGGCTTTAGGTCACATACCCCATCTTCCTCCAACACAACAGATTTCCTAGAGGAATGGAAAGCCAAGCGGGAGAAAATGAGGGCAAAAATGTTTGCTGCCGAGAACATGGGGACTGCTGGGGCAACAGAGGTAGTGACCAAAACTGGCAGTGAGATGAACAATAATAACAGTAGCAGCAGTGCCAACGTTGCCAACAGCAGTAGCCAGGCATCTGTGGTCCCTTCCGGACTTAAGGCTTCAGCCATTAGGAGGACAGATGAAGAGCAGCCTGTTAGCTCCTCTGTAGGGCAGCAAAGAAAGGCGCCAGGTCCTGTACAAGATGGTGTAACTGGAGAGGCAACACAGGAAGAATTACCTCCACCAGCATCTCCGGACCCTCCGAGTAAGACAAAAGAAAAAGCGAAAAGCTGCAGCGGTCCGAGTGCCAGGAAGGGGAAAGGGCAGATTGAGAAAAGGAAACTTCGGGAGAAGAGAAGGTCTACTGGAGTGGTGAATATTCCGTCTACAGAAGTAAGTCAGTCcacagatacagtcatggccgtaaatgctggcacctctgaaatttttctatataatgaagtatttctcacagaaaaggattgcagtaacacatattttgctatacacatgtttattccaatgaactaaagtaaaaaagggagagaaaaaagcaaattggacataatgtcacaccaaactccaaaaatgggctggacaaaattatgggcacccttatcttaatatttggttgcataccccCTGGAAAAAATAGctcaaatcagtcgcttcctataaccatcaataagcttcttacacctctcagccggaatgttgaaccacttttcctttgcaaactgctccaggtctctcttattggaagggcactttTTACCAACAGCAAttgtaagatctctccacaggtgttcaatgggatttagatctggactcattgctggccacttcagaactctccatcgctttgttaccatccatttctgggggctttttgacacatgtttggggtcattgtactgctggaaaacccaagatctcggatgcaaacccagctttctgacactgggctgtacagtgtgacccaaaatctgttggtaatcctcagatttcgtaatgccttgcacacattcaaggcacccattgccagaagcagcaaaacaacccaaaaacatttttgaacctccactatatttcactgtaggtactgtgatcttttctttgtcggcctcattccatttttggtaaacagtagaattatgtgctttaccaaaaagctctatcttggtctcatctgaccactagatgttttcccagaaggattttggcttactcaagttcattttgggaaAATGTAGTCTTAGTCTCTGTGTCAGCATTgggttcctcctgggtctcctgccatagcctttaatttcatttaaatgttgacagtttGCATTGACACTGATACTCCCTGAACcttcaggacagcttgaatatctttggaacttgtttggggctgcttatccaccatccggactatcctgtgttgacacctttcataaatttttctcttctgtccacggtcagggagattagctaccttGCCatcggttgcaaacttcttgataatgttgcgcactgtggacaaaggcaaatcttgggatggacttgtaaccttgagattgttgatatttttctgcaattttggttctcaagtcctcagacagttctcttatcctctttctattgtccatgcttagtgtggcacacacagacacacaatgcaaagactaagtgaacttctctcctttttatctgcgttcaggtgtgatttttatattgcccacacctgttacttgccctcaGGTGAGTTTGaggaagcatcacatgcttgaaacaatcttatttttccacaattttgaaagggtgccaataattttgtccagcccatttttggagattgatgtgacattatgtccaatttgctttttttcctcccttttttggtttagttccaatatacacaaagggaataaacatgtgtatagcaaaacgtgttactgcaatccttttctgtgagaaatacttaattttctagaaaaatttcaggggtgccaacatttacggccatgactgtacatacatGTTAATTTTTCTTCTACGTAAACAAATCTCAGGTGGAGGTGATGCATTTTATCATTAAATTGACGATGGCATAGTcacactttttaatttatttattaaattttttttaaccagctTTCCATTCTGCGGATAGTAAAGGTTTGAAAAAATGGATCAATAGGTGGTCGTATAGCCGAGCGATTTGCCATGTAATACCGTACATATCTTTCCACCTACTAACTACGATGTGGCTGCATTCTCTAaatcagtggcctccaaactgtggtcctccagatgttgcaaaactacaacttccaggatgcccggacaatggccaacggctgtccgggcatgctggaagttgtagttttgcaacatctggaggatcacagtttggagaccactgctttaaaggtTTTATGCctattagagaaaaaaaatacagatggtgatgatggaggaggtGTTGGCGGgggaggccgggggggggggggggggggctagggttgcagtacacttttttttttttttttttccatacaagtttttatactttaggctttagtgtagacttaaaggggtattccaggaaaaaaacttttttatatttaacaaccggctccagaaagttaaacagatttgtaaattacttctattaaaaaattttaatcctttcaaaaattatcagctgctgaaattgagttgttgttgttttctgtctggcaactgtgctctctgctgacatctctgcttgtctcaggaactgcacagagtagaagaggtttgctatggggatttgcttctaaactgggtggttcccgagacacgtgtcatcagagcacttagaaaaaacaactcaacttcaacagctcataagtactgaaaggattaatattttttttttatagaagtaatttacaaatctgtttaactttctggaggcagttgatatatatatatataattttttttttttcctggataacccctttaattgtatggATGGTGGTTGAGCCAGTGGATATGCCATAGTGCCATCTCCCCAGGAAGGAGATGCAGGGTTTATTGGATGGTCCAGACTGTCTCTCTTGCAGTAGGTTTGTTTGCTCTCTTCCTATGATCATGTGCCTTATTGTGCAATCTGCTTATAATTAAGAACAGTCCGTGCCCATGAGAGAAATGCCTTCACGTTGCTCTGTCCAAACAGatagcttttttcccctttttgttACAGAGTACAGTAGAATATAGCTTATCTGTCTTATTCATGTCATGGGACTATATAGATGTCTGCTCCCCGCCAGCAGATCATAAAGCTCTAGCTTGATTGTTAGGGAATTGCATAAATAGCAGTTTAACATATGTTGTCATAAGTGTTGGTCTGGGTTCAACTTACTATTTTCAATATGTTCAGCATATACAGAACTGCTGATTTCTTCTGGGCAGTGCTAGTGGGTGTTCgactaaaagggtactccggtggaaaacatttttaattagctggtgccagaaagttaaacagatttgtaaattacttctattaaaaaatcttaatccttccagtacttatcagctgccgtatactacagaggaagttgagttgttcttttcagtctgaccacagtgctctctgctaacacctctgtccatgtcaggaactgttcattgcaggagcaaattcccatagcaaacctctcctgctctggacagttcctgacatggacagaggtgtcagcagagagcactgtggtcagacacaaaagaacaactcaacttcctccaggggtgtggaaattttataaaaaactacttgtccacgggactaaaatggagcaaaatctacttgtccctcatgacgatccacttgtcccggccaatttcgcttttacgctctcgttttttcctcctcgccctataatagccataactacctactataaggatacctttttaatttttcaataacattctccgaacccaaaaaatatataaatatatattaagggaagtgaaattgaaatagtaaaagataattttgcagatttggtggtttttcttttctgcgccatttaccttttggtgtaggtaacatgttagttttatactttaagcgcctgattacagtaataccagatttgtatcgtttacgtcatgttttactaattctggactttttctaattttttttaattgccattttttaacccctgcagctttttatttttttccgcataccaggctgtatgaggactcatgttttgcgccataatctgttttttgtatcggtaccattttggtattgatctgactttttaatcgctttttaactttttttttttctgggatattataaaaatttcaaatctgtggtttggtattttttttacatttaccgtacggaatacataatgttatattttaataggttgtacaattacgcacgaagcgataccaaatatgtttatttttattgtgtttgcatgtttttatataggaaaagggggtgatttgaacttataacatggaaggggttaatgcagcggtcttcaaactgtggccctccagatgttgcaaaactacaactcccagcatgcccggacagccaacggctgtcctggcatgctgggaattgtagttttgtaacatctggaggggcacagtttgaagaccactgggttaatatgTGTCaaactttcaaacttttattaaaacttttatttattattattcttttttttttttgacactttattagacttatgaggaatcattagattcctcagacagatgaatatatTCTATTGAActttattaatctgtgtgctctgtgatccattgatagagcctggtccagccaggatctatcaatgacagagctaggacaggaggaagcagaggtaagccctccagctacctccatagtggatcgcccccctgcgatcacgctgcaggggggcgatccaccccactagcccaccagggagcgttcacatgtccctttagacgccgctgtcagctttgacagcggcgatctaaagggttagtagccagccgcggcgatcgccgcatgctggctattagcggcggcccccggctactgagaacagccgggggctgcagagtatggagcgggcacgagtccggagcccgctccatactcccctgtgagcgccgcatgcatctccccgtgcagacgtgcggggagcgaaggcagaggacgcagatctgcacggggagaaataagccacgccccctcatctccccccgcacgtctgcagagcaggggagagaagacaaatacacagcttctcatctcccctgctctgcttcggaggacacaggctgcagcgtatggagcgggcaggagtcggcagcccgctccatacagactgcagatctgcCGCACTtctcaggtccggccctgcttgcccgaagcggggctaagggccggacaaatttaCCTGCCCGaagcccaaaactgctagtcccgggcgtcgggtgatagaaattccacatccctgttcctctgtagtatacggcagctgataagtactggaaggattaaatttaCAAATTGAATTCCAACCAGGAATTCGATTCCATGAAGAAATCTGAAAAATACTGTGCTCTATTTGGTGGGTATT is drawn from Hyla sarda isolate aHylSar1 chromosome 4, aHylSar1.hap1, whole genome shotgun sequence and contains these coding sequences:
- the PAWR gene encoding PRKC apoptosis WT1 regulator protein produces the protein MASGGFRSHTPSSSNTTDFLEEWKAKREKMRAKMFAAENMGTAGATEVVTKTGSEMNNNNSSSSANVANSSSQASVVPSGLKASAIRRTDEEQPVSSSVGQQRKAPGPVQDGVTGEATQEELPPPASPDPPSKTKEKAKSCSGPSARKGKGQIEKRKLREKRRSTGVVNIPSTESPEDEEDDESGQKERKRADAVTQQNTLQNESLSIDPNDFLQSERNLPNRYKSTNNAPDDDVLNRHSRSDRTTCNRFSKDAAPSQGNSIEKKIEELEKELARERQENLRLVKIMQDKEELILKMKEEIDLLNRDLDDIEDENKQLKQENKTLLKVVGQLTR